In the Oscillatoria salina IIICB1 genome, TCAAGGTTCTAAGCGCCTGCTCAACTCAATTGGCAAGGAAGCAAAAGTAGAATTAACGATTGTGGGTCCTTACCAAGCCGGACGAGTATACTACAAAGGTAGTTGGTGGCCCGCTCGTTGCGTTAAAGATGCTACTTTAGTTCCTGGTGAAGTTTGCTACGTGGTAGGTATGAATAACATCACCTTGTTGGTAGAGCCGGACCCAGACCCAACAGAAGCATCTGTTTACCTTAACTAAGTGACATCCTCCCCTACCAAATCTTTGATTATGGTGGGGGCTTCCAAGAATCACTTCTTGCGGAAAAAACCAGGTATTTGTATCAAATTTCTCGCGGTCAAAAGGAATCTTCGGAAACAGAAGAAAATTTAATTTTTATTTATCAAGATGTCCCGCAATCAGAATTATACATTCCTTTTTCGCAGATGATTTATTTGGGGGATGGAGCATCGGATTTACCTTGTTTTGCAGTGATGAATCAAGAGCAAGGAGTGGCGATCGGAGTGTATAAAGGTGATAGTGTGGCAGAATGGAAAGATAGTGTTAATGTCAGTCGTTCTCAGCGTATCGCTAACTTAGCTCCTGCTGATTATCGGGAGAATTCGGAATTAACGATCTCGCTGACTTTAGCTGTTGAGGGAATTTGCAAACGCATCGCTTTACATCAGTTGAGTGTGAATGAGTAAAAATTGTCAATTTTAGGTATTTTATTAGCATAAAAAATCAGAAAAGTCAAGCTTAACCGCTCGATTAAAATTGGAAACCTAGCAAATTCCAAAAAGCTAGGAAAGGAATAAAAGTTACTGCGGCTAACGTTGTGAGAGAGTAGTGAATGCGTCGTCCTAAAGACCATAATTTATTTTTCCACGCGATCGCACTAAACAGCAGCTAAAGTATACAGAGCAATGACAATTGCAGGTACACCATAAGCGAGTTTCCAAACCCCGATCCACCAGAGAGATAAAGGTAAACCAAAAATAAATAAGAGATTCAAACCTGAGACTGCTACGATTAACCATTGAGCGAGACTAGATGTTGCGCGATCGCTTTTCTTTTTCCCTCGCCAAACCCAAATAGCTGACAACAATAATATACCACAAAAAGATAATATTCCCAACTGCACCCAAATCGTTTCATACCAAGGGATTTTTGGGTAACTACCAATCTTGGGAAATAAGCGAACTAATTTCAGTTCACTATTTATAGGTTGGATCTCATCGTTGAAAATATCGCCACGAAGCAAGTTTTTTACTGAGGA is a window encoding:
- a CDS encoding NfeD family protein; this encodes MFKQIKSILLPTQSSQGSKRLLNSIGKEAKVELTIVGPYQAGRVYYKGSWWPARCVKDATLVPGEVCYVVGMNNITLLVEPDPDPTEASVYLN